In Chitinophaga sp. HK235, a single window of DNA contains:
- the cas5 gene encoding CRISPR-associated protein Cas5 yields MTNEKLISFDLRADFGFFKKPEHNDGILLSYNMLHKPALLGILGAVAGMEGYQQKGELPAYYRKLRDMLVGIQPLNHENGYFRKTTVRYSNTVGYANEDGPLLVEETMVIQPAYRCYLLLNMSNTDHKILHDQLASGNATFIPYMGKNEYQAWIDGNIIIYRHQPVQPAESYNITSLFIKSNAIQVPENISHGSFCYFEELPIGFNEELMQYKLANFAFTTWSLNPDQPIPGLYQLTSEEAEQQIIQLF; encoded by the coding sequence ATGACGAATGAAAAACTGATTTCCTTTGATCTCAGAGCAGACTTTGGGTTCTTTAAGAAACCGGAACATAACGACGGAATACTACTCTCCTACAACATGCTCCACAAACCGGCACTATTGGGCATATTGGGAGCAGTTGCGGGTATGGAAGGATATCAACAAAAAGGCGAACTACCAGCATATTACCGCAAATTGCGGGATATGCTGGTAGGCATACAACCACTTAATCATGAAAACGGTTATTTTAGAAAAACAACTGTGAGGTATAGCAATACCGTGGGTTATGCTAATGAGGATGGTCCCCTGTTGGTAGAAGAAACCATGGTTATCCAGCCGGCATATCGCTGCTACCTGTTGTTGAACATGAGCAATACCGACCACAAAATACTGCATGATCAACTGGCATCAGGTAACGCAACCTTTATACCCTACATGGGTAAGAATGAATACCAGGCATGGATAGATGGCAATATTATAATCTACCGGCACCAACCAGTGCAACCTGCAGAAAGTTATAATATCACCTCTCTTTTTATTAAATCAAATGCCATACAGGTTCCTGAAAATATCTCCCATGGTTCTTTCTGTTACTTCGAAGAGCTGCCCATTGGTTTTAATGAGGAATTAATGCAGTATAAACTCGCCAATTTCGCATTTACCACCTGGTCGCTTAACCCTGACCAACCCATTCCCGGCTTATATCAATTAACAAGTGAAGAAGCGGAACAACAAATAATTCAACTATTCTGA